A stretch of DNA from Methanogenium sp. S4BF:
GTCCATGCAGAATATATGAGAGTTCACGGAGCGCATCTTCCACATCATCCTTTTTCTCAAAATACTTCGCGACTTCGTGTCCGAATTTTTTACCCGCCCGGTATGTAACAGCATTTGCTCCCCTGCCGGCAATCTCCTCCAGAGATTTAATAATATAGCCGTTCATCTGCATGAGGCCATGCAGAGTGACTTCAAATTCTGCTGCAGGTGGGTCACACCTCAATGGCACATCTTCGGCTTTAAAAACGAGATCTGTTTTGAACTGCTTTTTTGCTTCGTCTATGTAGCTTGCAGGCACTATTAAATCACCTTCCGAAGCATGGTGCAAACCTTCATACTGATGTACATTCTTCGTGATGGCACAGCCCCTTTGTGCTCAAGAGCCTGAG
This window harbors:
- a CDS encoding hydrocarbon binding protein (contains V4R domain); this encodes MPASYIDEAKKQFKTDLVFKAEDVPLRCDPPAAEFEVTLHGLMQMNGYIIKSLEEIAGRGANAVTYRAGKKFGHEVAKYFEKKDDVEDALRELSYILHGQYSFEPWKPGDKSDYIVEDESGTFIYLVFHDCIVRQTLRRIGEEQGGPFCQTLCGYVVGAVEEITGKRGKLEIIHTGPNACLKKLILK